The Oryctolagus cuniculus chromosome 12, mOryCun1.1, whole genome shotgun sequence genomic interval GCCAGTGCATGCAACCGAACAACATCATGGGCATCGAGAACATTTGCGAACTGGCCGCGCGGATGCTCTTCAGCGCCGTCGAGTGGGCCCGCAACATCCCCTTCTTCCCCGACCTGCAGATCACGGACCAGGTGGCCCTGCTTCGCCTCACCTGGAGCGAGCTGTTCGTGTTGAATGCGGCACAATGCTCCATGCCCCTCCACGTCGCCCCGCTCCTGGCAGCCGCTGGCCTGCACGCTTCGCCCATGTCCGCCGACCGGGTGGTCGCCTTTATGGACCACATACGGATCTTCCAAGAGCAAGTGGAAAAGCTCAAGGCGCTGCACGTCGACTCGGCCGAGTACAGCTGCCTCAAGGCCATAGTCCTGTTCACCTCAGGTACGGAGGAGCCCGTCTGGCATGCTCAGGGGGCCTTGCGGCCCATCGGCCCACCGCTGGGGCCCAGAGAATTAGCAGTCCCCAGGGCAATCCCAGCCTCCCCCTGATAGGTCAAACTGTTGAATGCAGCCTCAAATGGGCACTGTGTGCAGCTGCCCAGGCACCATTAGGCCCGGCCCGGGAGAGAGAAGGTGGCTGGGCTGCAGGAATGATGCGTCCAGCAGAGCCTCCCCAAATGGTCCACAGGGCAGTCTCTGGCCTGTTCCCCTTGTCCACCGGCCCTGCTGGGACacactctcctctccctctctgagcctAAGGCCCTCCCCACCCGTGGGCCTGCCAGACCCCGGGGGCATCCCTTCAAGCTTTCTCTGGCACCCTGGTTGAGCCTGCAAGAGATGCCCCCTGGGCCTgggagcagcagccctggcaTCGTCCCTGCAGGGGAAAAGTTTGCCTGATATCTCAGTAGGAGTGGGAGCTCCAGGCAGAGCCAACCCGAGGGCAGCAGTCTCCAAAATCGTATTCTTACTAAAATAATGCAGACTGCCTGGAGAGGAGGAAGTGCTGTCagaggggcaggaaggggcaAGGGGCCACCATGACCCTGTAGAACAAGTGCAAGGGGTGAAGACCCTGGCTGCTTACTTCTGCTGCCCAGGCAAACACTGGAGGCAGTCTTCAAACAGCTCTAAGTACATGCCAGCTCGGGCTGGGCATGGAGTGTTGCTGGAGATGTAAAACCATCATTGCCTGCATTATGAAATCTAATTAGTTTGCATGTAGTTTAACCTGTGTGAGTAATAGATCTGATATTAATTAACTCTTGAGGCCAAATGATTTTCTGAAGGTGTCTGGCTTTCCATTCCAGGCCACGCCTGAGCCTCTGGCTGCCTCCAGGCAGAGTTCAGGGTAGACCAGGTGGGTGGGAAtggagcctccccacccccctccagacacacacacacacacacacactcacactcttgGACAAGTTGTCAGCTGATCCCTTTGTCATGGCTGAGAGGGAAAAGGGGTTCCCAATGAAGGGTAACAAACATTTGGGCATTGGCAGGGCTTGGAGCCTGGTGGCCTGCCTCAGTTGGTGTCAACTTGTAATCAGGAAGCTAGGAGAGATGCGTAGTTTCTGTGACCAACAAAAAAGGCCCACAGTGTCTTCCTCATTGTTTGGAGGAAGTCTGGGGAACCCAGCCCCTGCAGGTTCGCCTCCCACCTGTGTCCTTTTGGAGGTGGCTACTTTTCACGTGGAGTCTTGCCCCACAGCCACCCAGACGCTAATTTCAGAAGTCCATAGGTAATCAATTAGAGGGCAGTGTCTGGGCAGGCGAGAGCCCTACGCAGGGGCTGGGACCTGGGTGATTTTTCTGGCAAGCCAGTGACATCTAGAACGCCTGCCAGATGCAAATGAACACTCTGGGTAGTCCTCTGCCCCACAACCTGACACCCAGCCCGCGTTCTCAGACCAGGGGCAGTGGGTTGTGAACGGCTCAGTCTCATTGTTAGCTCTCAGCCTTACCCTCGGTCTTCCAACGGAGGAAATGCCTGATACTGTCGTACCAGCTTAATTTATTACTATTTGCAAAATGTGGAGGCCTGTGTGGAGAATGCAAATCGCCTCACAAAGAGATAAAGGTCCCTGTTATCTGATTCAGAGGGAGACTCACAGTACAGACGCGGAGGGAAGGAGTCGTAAGCAAGGAGACCTTTTGATGCCTGACCACAGACAGCTCTGCAGTCTGTGGCCACACAGCAGCACAGCAACTgtaggagcacacacacacacacacacacacatacatgcacacgcacacgcacacgcgaGGAGGTTGCATGCGTGTTCCGGCGCTTTGGTGGAGGCTGTTTTGGAATATCTGTCTTACTGGCTCACAATATGCATGTGTTAACCCCAGTCTTGTCTGGGGAGCCCCCGAAAGGTCAGGTCACAACCTGAACCGCCTTCACCAAGAAGCCTCTCATTTCAAAGGCACTTACTGTATTTTCAcgtatcagaaaaagaaaagtgttttcCTGAAGATAACAGGGAGGGGGGTGTGCTTCTTGGAGAGacctgggtttaaaaaaaaaaataaaggggggtgggagaaaagggagagagaagaaaaggggggGAAAGAAACAGCTCAAATGAACAGAGAGATCACAGTTTGCATGGCTGCTTTTCAATGGGCTAAACTGACAAGATCAGTTTTAAAGGGCCACTTAAATCAGTTTCAAAGACTGAAGAAAAATGAGTCGCCCTCTTCGGGGAGAATCTGAGGCTGGGTCGTGGACGCCATTGctcggtgctgggccaggttgttgccccccaccccgccccccagccaccaccaccaccacactgtATAATTATGAGCCAAACTATTAtttacagaggaggaggaggggaggagcacCGCGGGTTGGGCTTTATCTGTTTTGTCTGTTTACTGAGTTGGCCCAGAAAGACCCAGTGCACTTTTGCTTGGGCCTCTGAGTGACGCAGCCTGAGGACTAGGGCAGGGAAAACCTGTAGCACCGGGAGCAAAGACGGCCGGACCATCCCGTGCCCGTTCTCACTGCCCCAAACCACCAGCTCCAGCAGCACCAGGTCTCAGTGCACAGGCACTTGCGCCTGCTCCGGTTGGGGCAGTTTGACAGAGCACTGTGCACACACCTCATGTGACCCATTTCAAACCTCTTAATCTGATGACTgaattcttcctcttcttcttcttctgtttcttttttttttttttttaaactttcttccaGATGCCTGTGGTCTCTCTGATGTAGCCCATGTGGAAAGCTTGCAGGAAAAGTCCCAATGTGCTTTGGAAGAATACGTTAGGAGCCAGTACCCCAACCAGCCAACGCGGTTCGGGAAGCTTTTGCTCCGGCTCCCTTCCCTCCGCACCGTCTCTTCCTCAGTCATAGAGCAATTGTTTTTCGTCCGTTTGGTAGGTAAAACCCCCATCGAAACCCTCATCCGGGATATGTTACTGTCCGGCAGCAGTTTTAACTGGCCCTACATggcaattcaataaataaataaatcaaaatcagaagggggagtgaaacagagaaagaaaaggcaaaagacTGGTTTGTTTGCTTAATTTCCTTCTGTTAAGAAAGGATATAAAAGGATGTTACAAGTTTGCTAAAAGAAGAGAGGGGAAGAATTTAATGGactgtgaatttcaaaaaaaaaaagactgtcaaaTGAACTTTTacagaatgcattaaaaaaaaaactcctgtgTCGGTCAGAACAACTTGCTACTTATCATTTTTGTATAAAAAGGAaattagtctttttctttttttggtaaatttttgaaaaatattgctaAAAGTGCATTTAAGGAGATTGAGAGAAAATTAGCAGAATGga includes:
- the NR2F2 gene encoding COUP transcription factor 2 isoform X3, giving the protein MQAVWDLEQGKYGFAVQRGRMPPTQPTHGQFALTNGDPLNCHSYLSGYISLLLRAEPYPTSRFGSQCMQPNNIMGIENICELAARMLFSAVEWARNIPFFPDLQITDQVALLRLTWSELFVLNAAQCSMPLHVAPLLAAAGLHASPMSADRVVAFMDHIRIFQEQVEKLKALHVDSAEYSCLKAIVLFTSDACGLSDVAHVESLQEKSQCALEEYVRSQYPNQPTRFGKLLLRLPSLRTVSSSVIEQLFFVRLVGKTPIETLIRDMLLSGSSFNWPYMAIQ
- the NR2F2 gene encoding COUP transcription factor 2 isoform X1, whose translation is MAMVVSTWRDPQDEVPGSQGSQASQAPPVPGPPPGAPHTPQTPGQGGPASTPAQTAAGGQGGPGGPGGDKQQQQQHIECVVCGDKSSGKHYGQFTCEGCKSFFKRSVRRNLSYTCRANRNCPIDQHHRNQCQYCRLKKCLKVGMRREAVQRGRMPPTQPTHGQFALTNGDPLNCHSYLSGYISLLLRAEPYPTSRFGSQCMQPNNIMGIENICELAARMLFSAVEWARNIPFFPDLQITDQVALLRLTWSELFVLNAAQCSMPLHVAPLLAAAGLHASPMSADRVVAFMDHIRIFQEQVEKLKALHVDSAEYSCLKAIVLFTSDACGLSDVAHVESLQEKSQCALEEYVRSQYPNQPTRFGKLLLRLPSLRTVSSSVIEQLFFVRLVGKTPIETLIRDMLLSGSSFNWPYMAIQ
- the NR2F2 gene encoding COUP transcription factor 2 isoform X4, whose translation is MPPRMPPPAHCAGTPPPPAVQRGRMPPTQPTHGQFALTNGDPLNCHSYLSGYISLLLRAEPYPTSRFGSQCMQPNNIMGIENICELAARMLFSAVEWARNIPFFPDLQITDQVALLRLTWSELFVLNAAQCSMPLHVAPLLAAAGLHASPMSADRVVAFMDHIRIFQEQVEKLKALHVDSAEYSCLKAIVLFTSDACGLSDVAHVESLQEKSQCALEEYVRSQYPNQPTRFGKLLLRLPSLRTVSSSVIEQLFFVRLVGKTPIETLIRDMLLSGSSFNWPYMAIQ
- the NR2F2 gene encoding COUP transcription factor 2 isoform X2; its protein translation is MCSSGGRSRPGWRSEPRAAGARRRPALWEAGLSGSCAAPGLGAAVQRGRMPPTQPTHGQFALTNGDPLNCHSYLSGYISLLLRAEPYPTSRFGSQCMQPNNIMGIENICELAARMLFSAVEWARNIPFFPDLQITDQVALLRLTWSELFVLNAAQCSMPLHVAPLLAAAGLHASPMSADRVVAFMDHIRIFQEQVEKLKALHVDSAEYSCLKAIVLFTSDACGLSDVAHVESLQEKSQCALEEYVRSQYPNQPTRFGKLLLRLPSLRTVSSSVIEQLFFVRLVGKTPIETLIRDMLLSGSSFNWPYMAIQ